In the Nerophis ophidion isolate RoL-2023_Sa linkage group LG19, RoL_Noph_v1.0, whole genome shotgun sequence genome, taaataataaataaataaataaatgggttgtacttgtatagcttgtatatgtagtcctgatggcttcatctggccgggatcttcagctctcactggatcggttcgcagccgagtgtgaagcgaccggaatgagaatcagcacctccaagtccgagtccatggttctcgcccggaaaagggtggagtgccatctccgggttggggaggagacccttccccaagtggaggagttcaagtacctaggagtcttgttcacgagtgggggaagagtcgatcgtgagatcgacaggcggatcggtgcggcgtcttcagtaatgcggacgttgtatcgatccgttgtggtgaaaaaggagctgagccggaaggcaaagctctcaatttaccggtcgatctacgttcccatcctcacctatggtcatgagctttgggtcatgaccgaaaggataagatcacgggtacaagcggcccaaatgagtttccaggtctctcccttagagatagggtgagaagctctgccatccgggaggaactcaacgtaaagccgctgctcctccacatcgagaggagccagatgaggtggttcgggcatctggtcaggatgccacccgaacgcctccctagggatgtgtttagggcacgtccagctggtaggaggccacggggaagacccaggacacgttggaaagactatgtctcccggctggcctgggaacgcctcgggatcccccgggaagagctagacgaagtggctggagatagggaagtctgggcttccctgcttaggctgctgcccccgcgacccgacctcggataagcggaagatgatggctggatggatggacttgtatagcgcttttctacctccaaggtactcaaagcgctttgatactacttccacatttacccattcacacacacattcacacactgatggagggagctgccatgcaaggcgccaaccagcacccatcaggagcaagggtgaagtgtcttgctcaggacacaacggacgtgacgaggttggtactaggtgggatttgaaccagggacgctcgggttgcgcacggccactctcccactgcgccacgccgtccctatttcaCTCGTAGTTTGCATAACAGGCTCATTGGGTGATACTTTTTCCATAGTGACGGAACTAAACTCTGCACTGTCTGGTACTCTACAGGAACCTCGTAGACATGCAAGTCCACTTCAGTGCCAAGTCCGAGCTTCTTCAGCTCCTGTACTGCAACCCAGCTGGCATTGACTGTGTGCTCTCCAAACGGCCCAAAACCTGTGACGACCACAGTCCGTTTACTGTTGTCCATTTCCCGTCGCAAAACGTCGACTATTTCGGTgctttattcaatcaatcaatcaatcaatgtttacttatatagccctaaatcactagtgtctcaaagggctgcacaaaccaccacgacatcctcggtaggcccacataagggcaaggaaaactcacacccagtgggacgttggtgacaatgatgactatgagaaccttggagaggaggaaagcaatggatgtcgagcgggtctaacatgatactgtgaaagttcaatccacaatggatccaacacagtcgcgagagtccagtccaaagcggatccaacacagcagcgagagtcccgttcacagcggagccagcaggaaaccatcccaagcggaggcggatcagcagcgcagagatgtccccagccgatacacaggcaagcagtacatggccaccggattggaccggaccccctccacaagggagagtgggacatagtcaatcaatcaatcaatcaatgtttacttatatagccctaaatcactagtgtctcaaagggctgcacaaaccaccacgacatcctcggtaggcccacataagggcaaggaaaactcacacccagtgggacgtcggtgacaatgatgactatgagaaccttggagaggaggaaagcaatggatgtcgagcgggtctaacatgatactgtgaaagttcaatccacaatggatacaacacagtcgcgagagtccagtttatTGGGTCTTTGTTGTGCAGCAGGACCATAAAGTCGccctcacaagatcctcgggtgccgagaatgtcaaacaactgacgaaagtgaagtcttggtatgattgattgatttttatgtctatttttcaaTGCcaggcttgagatcgactgacacacgctccgagatcgaccagtcgatcgcgatcgacgtaatccCCACCCCTGATCTATAAAGATCAAGAAAGCATCCGAGGGAGTTTTGAAGTTGTCGCTCGTGTTTGTATCCCAGATGTCGCAGCTGCTTGTGTGTGCACCAGGAGGTGGAGGAAGCTCCCGCTCCTGTCCACATCCTTTTTTGCGAATGGCTCTGCCAACGCAGAAAAGCCGCCGCACACACCTAATCCGAGCCCCTAATTCAGCACACACGCTTCCTCCGCCACAGCATATAATTACATCTAGATTGTTCCTCCGAAAGGAAACGCGGCTCGCTCCGTCTCTCTTGGTCTTCTTCCCACAAGCATCACATTTCCCTCCAAACATGACCATGTGCTCACCAAACGACGGGCCAAGTACAGTACGGAGCGGTGTGGTCATCAGTCAAAAGTCCAACTAAGGATaggtttttaaaattgttttccaATGAGACATGATagctcccccccccaaaaaaagggtaTACCATGTGCTTGACATACTTAGAGGCACGTGTACATTAGCGGTTTAGCAGtcatagacttttgacaagaacaagaaagtttgatcacattacgcctgtactggctcatcagcactggcttcctgtgcactttaaggttttactacttacgtataaaatactacatggtctagctccatcctatcttgccgattgtattgtaccatatgtcccggcaagaaatctgcgttcaaaggactccggcttattagtgattcccaaagcccaaaaaaagtctgcgggctatagagcgttttccgttcgggctccagtactctggaatgccctcccggtaacagttcgagatgccacctcagtagaagcatttaagtctcaccttaaaactcatttgtatactctggcctttaaatagactccctttttagaccagttgatctgccgcttcttttcttttttctcctatgtccccccctcccttgtggagggggtccagtccgatccggtggccatgtactgcttgcctgtgtatcggctggggacatctctgcgctgctgatccgcctccgcttgggatggtttcctgctggctccgctgtggacgggactctcgctgctgtgttggatccgctttggactggactctcgcgactgcgttggatccattatggattgaactttcacagtatcatgttagacccgctcgacatccattgctttcctcctctccaaggttcttagtcatcattgtcaccgacgtcccactgggtgtgagatttccttgcccttatgtgggcctaccgaggatgtcgtagtggtttgtgcagccctttgagacactagtgatttagggctatataagtaaacattgattgattgattgattgactatgtcccactctcccttgtggagggggtccggtccgatccggtggccatgtactgcttgcctgtgtatcggctggggacatctctgcgctgctgatccgcctccgcttgggatggtttcctgctggctccgctgtgaacgggactctcgctgctgtgttggatccgctttggactggactctcgcgactgcgttggatccattatggattgaactttcacagtatcatgtaagacccgctcgacatccattgctttcctcctctccaaggttctcatagtcatcattgtcaccgacgtcccactgggtgtgagttttccttgcccttatgtgggcctaccgaggatgtcgtagtggtttgtgcagccctttgagacactagtgatttagggctatataagtaaacattgattgattgattgattaagaaaGTGCATGTGGTTGACATTAAACACACCATATGTTGAACTGTGTGTCACCCAGATGCCGTCTATCCAAAAATATAAGTGCTCATACATGCAGGAGGTGGTGCTCtcgggaatcaaacctgctatGGAAAGGTTAATCATTGGTTGAGAAAGTTGGAAGAAGATAGTTAATGATTGAAACAAAGAGAAactggtgcagaaaaaaaagggTGTTACCTGAAGGCCTCATTGCCTCCAGTTTAATAATTCTTTGGGCAACCTCCTGCAACGATGCCTCTGGGGGACTTACTGTaggccaggggtccccaaactttttgaccggATGGCTACATTTggttaaaaattgttttttcatatatttgtgtatatacatttgtggTTAAAAGTGtaccctgacagtttgtttgtgtgtgtagtatttcctgtctttagttcctgtcagcgctcctattttgtctgtttcctgtctttctccctgagtgctgcggctgattgggacctggccacacctggtgtcaatcagcccgctcctacttAGACCcgtcttgtgaagtgaagtgaattatatttatatagcgctttttcctcaagtgactcaaagtgctttacatagtgaaacccaatatctaagtaacaattaaaccagtgtgggtggcaccgggagcaggtgggtaaagtgtcttgcccaaggacacaacggcattgacttggaaggcggaagcggggatcgaacctgcaaccctcaagttgctggcacggccgctctaccaaccgagctataccgctcacagtcagtgctggattattgtcgatgtcacttccgtattgtcgctcctgtcgtgtcgtttcattgcagcgttgcggtacgctatatttcggtatctgtttgtagcttactgtcttttgttccctgcttccgttttgttttcattctacaagtaacgatttctgttttcctgctcgctacccgctagcttccatgctaagctccttttgttttctagctcccatgctagctcttttagttttgttatccgcctcatgcgtgctttttgtttgtacccttttgttctagtattttaattaaatcatgtttacctgcaaaatgcctgcctccttctctgcatcttggggttcgtcgccaacaaactctgacacatacacttgtaaagaacataatgtcacggctgtcttgagtttccaatcatctctacaacacttatttttttgtgatagagtgattgcagtacatacttgttggtcacaaaaaacattaatgaagtttggttcttttgtgaatttattatgagtctaatGAAAATTTGAGCaagtctgctgggtcaaaagtatacgtacagcaatgttaatatttgcttacatgtctcttggcaagtttcactgcaataaggcgcttttggtagccatccacaagtttctggttgaatttttgaccactcctcttgacaaaattggtgcagttcagctaaatttgaaacaaaaatggagctatatatatatatatatatatatatattatttttaattattattattattttttttttttacacattaacaagcagtagaaattgaATTCATGGATGGGCAAAAAAGGACagcttaacatttttttaaaaagccgtacaaatggattgatggatgggtgaaaaaggacagattaaaaaataataattaaaaagccgtagaaaatggattgttggatgggtgaaaaagaacagattaaaaaaaaattctaaaaaatattatcatttttttacccagcaacaaacggtagaaaatggtatttatatatatatatatatatatatatatatatatatatatatatatatatttattatttcagctgcattcaggcggaaggcggcgtacaccctggcattattattatttttttttacccagtaacaagcggaacaaagtggtgtatatatatatatccaaccattttctaccgcttattccctatatatatatatatatatatatatacatgtgtatacatatatatatgtatatatatatatatatatatatatatatccatccatccatccatccatccatccatcttcttccgcttatccaagctcgggtcgcaggggcagcagcctaagcagggaaatccagacttccctctccccagccacttcgtctagctcttcccgggggatcccgaggcgttcccaggccatatatatatatatatatatatatatatatatataaaaaacatttttaacccagtaacaagcggtagaaaaaggattgatcgatgggcgaaaaaggacagattaaaaaaatatgtataatattaataatcataattatgtttttttaatataaaatggATTGAaggatgggcgaaaaaggactgacaaaaattttttttttttctaaaaagtagaaaaaaattgtgtgtgtatatatatatatatataaatatatatatatatataatttttttttttcataaagggaataagcggtagaaaatggatggatggatggatatttatttatttatattttatttatttatttatttttaacccagtaacaagcggtagaaaaaggattgatcgatgggcgaaaaaggacagattaaaaaaatatgaataatattccatccatccattttctactgcttattccctcttggggtcacggggggcgctggcgcctatctcagctacaatcgggcggaaggcggggtacaccctggacaagtcggcacttcagcgcagtatatatatatatatatatatatatatatatatatatatatatatatatatatatatacacatacatacatatatatatatgtatatatacacacacatatatatatatatatatatatatatatatatatatatatatatatagaactttttttttttactccgtaCTACCTGTGGGCCAGATTTTGGATGCTGGAGGTCCGTATGcagcccgcgggccaaagtttgGGCACTCTTACTGTAAGTGAACCTAAGTAAAATGTAACTGTCAGCCATGAAAACACTGTGGTTGTCAACAAGGGAGCAGCACATCTGACCACTTCTTTCCAGTAAATTCTTTGGGACCTGAGTCACACCGAGTGGCGTCCAAACCGTGACACGCATTAACAGCCTgggaattgttaaaaaaaaacaaaaaaaaaaaaagcgtgtgGAAAATAACCTGACATTTCCCCAGATCTTGATCTTCGTCACAGAAGTGCTATATTTTGCCAcagaaaacaatataaaatattttagCGAGGAAACATTATATCCTCTAAATCTACAGCAGacttttgtgttttgcataagaGGGCCACAATGTGTGTGACTGTGACAAAAGAACATGACAAAGACAATTCCCACAGTAAATGGATGCTGGATCTCAGGAGGACATTTTGCCACAGAAAAGcaaacagtccatagtggatctaacataatagtgtgagagtccagtccatagaagatctaacataatagtgtgagtccagtccatagaagatctaacataatagtgtgagagtccagtccatagaagatctaacataatagtgtgagtccagtccatagaagatctaacataatagtgtgagagtccagtccatagtggatctaacataatagtgtgagagtccagtccatagtggatctaacataatagtgtgagagtccagtccatagaagatctaacataatagtgtgagtccagtccatagaagatctaacataatagtgtgagtccagtccatagtggatctaacataatagtaagagtccagtccatagtggatctaacataatagtgggagtccagtccatagtggatctaacataatagtgagagtccagtccatagaagatctaacataatagtgtgagtccagtccatagaagatctaacataatagtgtgagtccagtccatagaagatctaacataatagtgtgagagtccagtccatagtggatctaacataatagtgtgagtccagtccatagaagatctaacataatagtgtgagtccagtccatagtggatctaacataatagtaagagtccagtccatagtggatctaacataatagtgggagtccagtccatagtggatctaacattatagtaagagtccagtccatagtggatccaacataatagtgagagtccagtccatagaagatctaacataatagtgtgagtccagtccatagtggatctaacataatagtgagagtccagtccatagtggatctaacataatagtgagagtccagtccattgtggatctaatataatagtgtgagtccagtccatagtggatctaacataatagtgtgagtccagtccatagtggatctaacataatagtgtgagagtccacagtccatagtggatctaacataatagtgtgagagtccacagtccatagtggatctaacataatagtgtgagtcccgtccaaagtggatctaacataatagtgagagtccagtccataatggatctaacataatagtgtgagagtccacagtccatagtggatctaacataatattgtgagagtccacagtccatagtggatctaacataatagtgtgagtccagtccaaagtggatctaacataatattgtgagagtccagtccaaagtggatctaacataatattgtgagagtccagtccatagtggatctagcataatagtgtgagagtccagtccgtagtggatctaacataatagtgtgagagtccagtccatagtggatctagcataatagtgtgagagtccagtccgtagtggatccagcataatagtgtgagagtccagttcatagtggatctagcataatagtgtgagagtccagtccatagtggatctaacatgatattgtgagagtccagtccatagtggatctaacataatagtgtgagtccagttcatagtggatctaacataatagtgtgagagtccagtccatagtggatctagcataatagtgtgagagtccagtccatagtggatctaacataatagtgagagtccagtccatagaagatctaacataatagtgtgagtccagtccatagtggatctaacataatagtgagagtccagtccatagtggatctaacataatagtgagagtccagtccattgtggatctaatataatagtgtgagtccagtccatagtggatctaacataatagtgtgagtccagtccatagtggatctaacataatagtgtgagagtccacagtccatagtggatctaacataatagtgtgagtcccgtccaaagtggatctaacataatagtgagagtccagtccatagaagatctaacataatagtgagagtccagtccatagtggatctaacataatagtgagagtccagtccattgtggatctaatataatagtgtgagtccagtccatagtggatctaacataatagtgtgagtccagtccatagtggatctaacataatagtgtgagagtccacagtccatagtggatctaacataatagtgtgagtcccgtccaaagtggatctaacataatagtgagagtccagtccataatgga is a window encoding:
- the LOC133537804 gene encoding pyroglutamyl-peptidase 1-like, whose amino-acid sequence is MDNSKRTVVVTGFGPFGEHTVNASWVAVQELKKLGLGTEVDLHVYEVPVEYQTVQSLVPSLWKKYHPMSLLCKLRVK